From one Sciurus carolinensis chromosome 9, mSciCar1.2, whole genome shotgun sequence genomic stretch:
- the LOC124993247 gene encoding olfactory receptor 5K3-like, translated as MTKANHSLTNEFILMGLTDNPDLKILLFVVFSAIYLVTMVGNLGLVALIYMERHLHTPMYIFLGNLALMDSFCSCAVTPKMLENFFSEDRRISLYECMVQFYFLCVAESTDSFLLAAMAYDRYVAICRPLQYHTLMSKRLCIQMTIGAYIGGVLHPMVEVGLLLRLVFCGSHQINHFFCDILPLYRLSCVDPYINELVVHILAGSILTFTITVVVISYLYILFTIFTMKSKEGRGKAISTCVSHFLSVSIFYGSLLFLYARPSSVNEGDTDVPAAVFYALIVPLLNPFIYTLRNKEVINVIKRILKKSSRCNFL; from the coding sequence ATGACTAAAGCCAATCATTCTTTGACAAATGAATTCATCCTCATGGGACTTACAGATAACCCAGACCTGAAGATTCTTCTATTTGTGGTATTCTCTGCCATCTATCTGGTCACCATGGTGGGGAATCTAGGGTTGGTGGCCTTGATTTACATGGAGCGTCACCTTCACACACCAATGTACATCTTCCTTGGCAATCTGGCTCTCATGGACTCCTTCTGTTCCTGTGCTGTCACTCCCAAAATGTTAGAGAACTTCTTTTCCGAGGACAGAAGGATTTCTCTCTATGAATGTATGgtgcagttttattttctctgtgttgcTGAATCAACAGACTCCTTTCTTCTGGCagcaatggcctatgaccgctatgtggccatatGCAGACCACTGCAGTACCACACTCTGATGTCAAAGAGACTCTGCATTCAGATGACCATAGGAGCGTACATAGGTGGAGTCCTGCATCCCATGGTAGAAGTGGGGCTTTTGTTAAGGTTGGTTTTCTGTGGATCTCATCAAATCAATCACTTTTTTTGTGATATCCTTCCATTATACAGACTCTCCTGTGTTGATCCCTATATCAATGAATTGGTGGTACATATTTTGGCAGGGTCAATTCTAACCTTTACTATTACTGTAGTGGTAATCTCTTATCTCTATATTCTTTTCACTATATTCACAATGAAATCCAAAGAGGGAAGGGGCAAAGCCATCTCTACCTGTGTATCCCACTTTCTCTCTGTATCAATATTCTATggttctctgctcttcctgtatGCTCGACCAAGTTCAGTTAATGAAGGGGATACAGATGTACCTGCTGCTGTGTTTTATGCTCTAATAGTTCCCTTATTGAATccttttatttatactttaagAAACAAGGAAGtgataaatgttataaaaagaattttgaagaagAGTTCCCGTTGTAACTTTCTATGA
- the LOC124993246 gene encoding olfactory receptor 5K3-like, with protein sequence MPEANHSTTTEFILMGLTDNPDLKALLFGVFSAIYLVTMVGNVGLVALISMEHRLHTPMYIFLGNLALMDSCCSCAITPKMLENFFSEDRRISLYECMAQFYFLCFAETTDCFLLAAMAYDRCVAICRPLQYHTLMSKKLCVHMTTAAYIAGNLHSIVQVGLLLRLAFCESHEINHFFCDVLPLYRLSCVDPYINELMILILSGSIQTFTITVVLISYFCILFTIFTMKSKEGRGKALSTCASHFLSVSIFYGSLLFMYVQPGSVKESDKDIPVAIFYTLVIPLLNPFIYSLRNKEVTNAVKKIMKRHSCNFL encoded by the coding sequence ATGCCTGAGGCAAATCACTCCACAACAACTGAATTCATCCTCATGGGACTTACAGATAACCCAGACCTGAAGGCCCTTCTGTTTGGGGTGTTCTCTGCCATCTATCTGGTCACCATGGTGGGGAATGTAGGTTTGGTTGCCTTGATTTCCATGGAGCACCGTCTTCACACACCAATGTACATCTTCCTGGGCAACCTGGCTCTCATGGACTCCTGCTGTTCCTGTGCCATCACTCCCAAGATGTTAGAAAACTTCTTTTCTGAGGACAGAAGGATTTCCCTCTATGAATGCAtggcacaattttattttttatgttttgctgAGACTACAGACTGCTTTCTTTTGGCagcaatggcctatgaccgctgTGTGGCCATATGCAGACCACTGCAGTACCACACCCTGATGTCAAAGAAACTCTGTGTTCACATGACCACAGCAGCCTACATAGCTGGAAACCTGCATTCCATTGTTCAAGTAGGGCTTCTGTTGAGGTTAGCTTTCTGTGAGTCTCATGAAATCAATCACTTCTTTTGTGATGTCCTTCCATTATACAGACTCTCCTGTGTTGACCCTTATATCAATGAATTGATGATACTTATCTTGTCAGGTTCTATTCAAACCTTTACTATTACTGTAGTGCTAATCtcttatttctgtattcttttcaCTATATTCACAATGAAATCTAAAGAGGGAAGGGGCAAAGCTCTATCTACCTGTGCATCCCACTTTCTCTCTGTATCAATATTCTATGGTTCTCTGCTTTTCATGTATGTTCAACCAGGTTCAGTTAAGGAAAGTGATAAAGATATACCTGTTGCTATTTTTTATACTCTAGTCATTCCTTtattaaacccttttatttatagTCTAAGAAACAAGGAAGTAACAAATGctgtgaaaaaaattatgaagaggCACTCTTGTAATTTTCTATAA